From the Diospyros lotus cultivar Yz01 chromosome 13, ASM1463336v1, whole genome shotgun sequence genome, one window contains:
- the LOC127788343 gene encoding putative disease resistance protein RGA1 isoform X1, giving the protein MGELLLFNVVELILSKLGELLVEELFLANGPDAELRKLETALSSIKLVLLDAEENQSTNDELRKWLANVKDAFADADDLLDEVEFEALKNQVRGKLRNYLTSSSSISFRLSVVSRIKEMTERLHLIDGGKNKFRLSERSSDPRNVRIQRETSHSFVHSVHVIGRSRDEEAIVERLNDAREHVSVIPIVGIGGLGKTTLARLVYNNERVARDFEPKMWVGVSQDFDMNVLMKKIIASATTSPCDEQDSDQLQHKLRGCLADKKFLLVLDDMWDSDLVKWRELKSLLMGGRRGSKVIVTTRSNAVVSIVGSDHPYELGGLAWRDCFSLILEWAFPKGEDQSRHQNLLHIGEQIAERCKGVPLAARSLGSLLYKKTDERDWQRVRDSEIWRLQRQRPEDILPALKLSYDYLPSYLKPCFAYCSIFQMGQYIYKDKLIQLWMAQGLIQSIPGQNLEPEDIGDQYFDELCSTSLFQEVEENGPLYVTFRMHDLVHDLAQSIAQTECLKKKSHTGDVLNMVRHVSLLGCDLSGQGVEKSLLKLQKLRTIFFPRDGIRSMHDRFVDECIETFLYLRVIDLEDSCFEVLPKSIGYLKHLRFLDLSWNCSIKELPASICKLLNLQTLRISYCKALKRLPKNIGNLIGLRHLYVTTQQESFPEKAIGCLTSLQSLWITGCANLVCLPEEIQCLRALRTLAISRCPRLASLPKCVGSLAKLENLMINDCEKLNLDEGRITVIANLGIRTMVFTELPNFVNWPRWLRGTARSVNYLRIAFCPSLRKFPEWLQNSESLQKLEILGCPEVSALPKGFQHLRALKVLRVKECSRLAHTLHPETARDWHMVAHIPELYINNARITSSHY; this is encoded by the coding sequence ATGGGAGAACTGCTTCTGTTCAATGTCGTAGAACTCATTCTGTCCAAGCTAGGCGAACTTCTAGTCGAAGAACTCTTCCTGGCAAACGGACCAGATGCCGAGCTCCGGAAGCTTGAAACCGCTTTGTCGTCAATCAAACTGGTCCTATTGGACGCAGAGGAGAACCAGTCAACGAACGACGAGCTTCGCAAATGGCTCGCCAATGTCAAGGATGCTTTCGCCGACGCCGATGATCTTCTGGACGAGGTCGAATTTGAAGCTCTCAAGAACCAGGTTAGGGGAAAGTTACGGAACTATCTTACGAGCAGTAGTTCAATTAGTTTCCGCCTTTCAGTTGTTAGCAGGATCAAGGAGATGACAGAGAGGTTACATTTAATTGATGGTGGGAAAAACAAATTTAGGCTTTCTGAGAGGTCTTCGGATCCGCGTAATGTGCGTATACAGAGGGAGACGAGCCATTCTTTTGTTCATAGCGTCCATGTGATAGGAAGAAGCAGGGATGAAGAAGCCATCGTTGAGAGGTTGAATGATGCTCGCGAACATGTTTCTGTCATTCCCATTGTGGGAATTGGGGGCTTGGGGAAGACAACATTGGCTAGGTTAGTGTACAATAATGAGCGGGTTGCTAGGGATTTTGAGCCGAAGATGTGGGTCGGTGTTTCTCAGGATTTTGATATGAATGTGCTGATGAAAAAGATCATTGCATCTGCAACGACTTCACCCTGTGATGAGCAAGATAGTGATCAGTTGCAGCATAAGCTTCGGGGTTGTTTGGCCGATAAGAAATTTTTACTCGTCTTGGATGATATGTGGGACAGCGACCTAGTAAAATGGAGGGAACTGAAATCTCTCCTCATGGGTGGTCGCAGAGGAAGCAAAGTCATTGTCACCACTAGGTCTAATGCAGTTGTTTCCATTGTGGGCAGCGATCATCCTTATGAACTTGGTGGACTTGCTTGGAGAGATTGCTTCTCTTTGATTCTGGAATGGGCTTTTCCAAAAGGAGAAGATCAGAGTAGGCATCAGAACCTCCTCCACATCGGAGAGCAAATTGCAGAGAGATGTAAGGGCGTTCCATTAGCTGCAAGGTCTCTAGGAAGCCTGCTGTACAAAAAAACAGACGAACGTGATTGGCAGCGTGTGAGAGATAGTGAAATATGGAGGTTACAACGTCAGAGGCCAGAGGATATCCTGCCTGCTCTGAAATTGAGTTATGATTACTTACCATCTTACCTGAAACCATGTTTTGCATActgttcaatttttcaaatgGGGCAATACATTTACAAGGATAAGTTAATTCAGCTGTGGATGGCACAAGGTCTGATTCAGTCAATTCCTGGCCAAAATCTAGAGCCCGAAGACATCGGGGATCAGTATTTTGATGAGTTGTGTTCAACATCACTCTTTCAAGAGGTTGAAGAGAATGGCCCCTTGTATGTAACCTTTAGAATGCATGATCTTGTACATGATCTTGCACAGTCTATAGCACAAACAGAATGCCTAAAGAAGAAATCCCATACGGGAGATGTTTTAAATATGGTTCGGCATGTTTCCTTACTGGGTTGTGATTTGTCAGGACAGGGAGTAGAAAAATCCCTCCTGAAACTTCAGAAGCTGCGAACCATTTTCTTTCCACGGGATGGGATAAGATCCATGCATGATCGTTTTGTTGATGAATGCATCGAAACTTTCCTGTACTTGAGAGTGATCGATTTGGAGGATTCATGTTTTGAAGTCTTACCGAAATCTATTGGTTACTTGAAACATTTGAGGTTCCTTGACCTCAGTTGGAACTGTAGCATCAAAGAACTCCCTGCTTCCATTTGCAAGCTGCTGAATCTGCAGACTCTGAGAATCTCATATTGTAAGGCGTTGAAGAGGTTGCCTAAAAATATAGGGAACTTGATTGGCCTTAGACATCTCTATGTAACCACACAACAGGAATCTTTCCCTGAGAAAGCAATCGGATGCTTGACTTCTCTTCAGTCTCTGTGGATCACCGGTTGTGCCAACCTTGTTTGTTTGCCAGAAGAAATTCAGTGCCTCAGAGCTCTTCGGACATTAGCTATCAGCAGATGCCCGAGATTAGCATCTCTTCCAAAATGCGTAGGAAGTCTTGCCAAGTTAGAGAACCTGATGATCAATGACTGTGAAAAGCTCAACTTGGATGAGGGGAGAATCACTGTAATTGCAAACCTTGGCATCAGGACAATGGTATTTACAGAATTACCAAACTTTGTGAATTGGCCCCGTTGGCTGCGTGGCACAGCTAGGAGTGTAAATTACCTAAGGATTGCATTCTGCCCCAGCCTCCGGAAATTCCCAGAGTGGCTGCAAAACTCAGAGTCGCTTCAGAAACTTGAGATTTTGGGATGCCCGGAAGTGTCAGCACTGCCAAAGGGATTCCAACACCTCCGGGCACTGAAAGTACTGAGGGTTAAAGAGTGTAGCAGGCTGGCCCATACACTACACCCAGAAACAGCAAGAGACTGGCATATGGTAGCTCATATCCCAGAATTATATATCAACAACGCCAGAATCACCTCCTCTCATTATTAG